Genomic segment of Microbacterium sp. M28:
CTCGATCGTGCAGGGCCTGGCCGAAGGCACCGCATATCGCTACCGCGTCGTCGCCGTCAACGGTCGAGGAGAATCCGAGCCGAGCGCGGTGGTGACGTTCACCACGAAGCAGGCCCTGTACAAGTACGATTTCCAGCTCGCCGGCAACCCGGTCATGGCCGGGTACACCGAGGTCACCCCCGATCTGACGTACAGCGAGGAGCGCGGGTACGGCTTCGTCGTCGCCCCCGGCGCCGCAGCCGGTCGTGACCGCGGCGCGGCGGAGGGATCCGACGATCTCGTGCGCGACTTCGTCCTCCCCGGAGACAGCGCGACGTTCGCGCTCGACGTGCCGGACGGCACGTACTCGGTCAAGACCTACTCGGGCGACTGGATCGGCTCGACCCGCACCAGCTTCCGGGTCGAGGGCAAGGACGCCGGCAGCGGCAACGCCGGCCGAGGCAGCGTGAACTCGACTCTGCGCGGCCCGTTCCTCGTCACGGACGGACAACTGAGCGTCGAGGTGTACGGCGCGGCCGCAGGCACCCGGTTGAACGGCCTCGAGGTCACTCCGATCCTGCTCGGCCCGACCGGACTCGAGGTCGCCGACGTGGATGCCGACCCGAACGCGCCGGCCGTCTCGCTCATCTGGGATGCCGAGCCGGGCCTCACCTGGAACGTCTACCGCCAGTCGCCGTTCGACGCCGTGCCGGTGGCCGTCGGAACGACCACGGAGCCGGCGTACGTCGACACCACGGCGCGCGTCGGACTGGACTACGACTATCACGTCACGGCCGTCGACCAGACGAAGCTCGAGTCGGTCCCCTCGACCACGGTGACGGCATCCCTCGTCGACCCGGAGGCGACAGCGCCGTCCGCACCGACGGACCTCGTCGTCGAGTCGATCGAGAAGCGCTCGATCGAGTTCTCCTGGGCCGAGCCCCTCGGCGCGCAGTACTACCTCGTCTTCCGCTCGGAGGTCGACGGCGAGCGCGGAGAGCTGATCGGCATCGCCGACACCAGCCGGTACACCGACACCGGCGTCCTCACCACGATCCCCTACTACTACACGACCGTCGCGGTGAACGCCGCTGGCGCGGGAGACGCGTCGGAGCAGCTCGCGACCGACGCGGTCACGGTGCTGCAGCGTCAGGCCGAGTACCTGGATCGCGCACCTGCCGTCGTGGCGACCGATGCCGGAAACCTGGTGTCCTGGCGCATGCTCGGCACCGACCCGGACGACGTGGCCTTCCACGTCTACCGCGACGGCAAGCGCATCACCGCCGAGCCGATCGCCGACTCGACGAACTTCGTCGACGCCGCAGGCACCGCGGCATCCGCGTACTTCGTGACGAAGGTGCTGAACGGGGTCGAGACCACCGAGACCGAGGAGTTCGGCGTGCAGGACGGCGCGTACCGTTCGGTGCCGCTGGACAAGCCGGCCGACGCCTACACGAAGGACGGGCAGCCGTACACCTACAACGCCAACGACACGAGCGTCGGCGACGTGGACGGCGACGGCCAGTACGAGCTGATCGTCAAGTGGGACCCGTCCAACGCGCAGGACAACTCGAAGGGCGGGTACACCGGCAACGTGTACCTGGACGCGTACGAGCTGGACGGCACGCGACTGTGGCGCATCGACGGCGGCGTCAACATCCGCGCCGGGGCGCACTACACGCAGTTCCAGGTCTTCGACTACGACGGCGACGGCCGTGCCGAGGTGATCATGAAGACCGCGGACGGCGCGATCGACGGCGCAGGACAGCCGATCGGCACCGCGGGCGCCGACCATCGCAACAGCTCGGGGTACGTGCTCACCGGACCCGAGTACCTCACCGCCTTCGACGGTGCCACGGGCGCGGCGATCGACACGGTCGACTACACGCCGCCGCGCGGCGACGTCGGCGCCTGGGGCGACACCTACGGCAACCGCGTCGACCGGTTCCTCGCCGGTACCGCGTACCTGGACGGCGAGCACCCCAGCGCGATCTTCAGCCGCGGGTACTACACGCGTGCGGTCGTCGCCGCGTACGACTTCGACGGAACCGAGCTGACCCAGCGGTGGGTGCTCGACTCGAACGACGCGGGCGCCGAGGCGCTGTACGGTCAGGGCAACCACAACCTGTCGGTGGCCGACGTCGACGGCGACGCCAAGGACGAGATCGTCTTCGGTTCGGCGACGATCGACGACGACGGCTCGCTGCTGTACTCGACCGGACTCGGACACGGTGACGCGATCCACGTGTCCGACCTCGTCCCCTCGAACGCAGGACTCGAGGTCTTCGCCGCGCACGAGGACATGGGCGCGTCGCAGAACGCCGGCGCCACCATGCGAGATGCCCGCACCGGTGACGTGCTGTGGTCGATCCCGGCGGTGAAGGACACCGGGCGGGCCGCCGCCGGCGACATCGACCCGCGCTACGCGGGCGCCGAGGGCTGGGCGATCGGCGGGGATGCCGCGTGGAACTCGCCCGTGGGCCAGCTGATGTCCGCGGACGGCGAGCTGATCGGGGAGCAGATCCCCGCGGCCAACTTCCTCGCCTGGTTCGACGGGGATCCCCTGCGCGAGATCGTCGACCACACCTTCGACCAGGCGGCCTACCGCGGGTACCCGACCGTGTCGAAGTGGAACTGGGAGACCGGGGAGTCCGAGGTGATCCTCGCCGATGAAGGGGCGCGCTCCAACAACGGCACGAAGGGCAACCCCAACATCCAGGCCGATCTGTTCGGCGACTGGCGGGAGGAGATCGCGTGGCGGTCCGCCGACTCCAGTGAGCTGCGGATCTACTCGACCACCGACGAGACCGACCTGCGCATCCGCACGCTGATGCACGACCCGGTCTACCGTCTGTCGGTCGCGTGGCAGAACACCGGGTACAACCAGCCGACGCAGACGAGCTTCTTCCTCGGCGACGGGATGGAGCAGCCCGCTGCGCCGAAGATCGCGGTGACCGGCGACCCCTCCGGCGCCTCGGACACGACGGCACCGGTCCTCGCAGGGATCCCCGCCGACGGGACGCTGCTCGCGAGCACGTCGACCTTCACGGTCGACGTCACGGCGGCGGATGGCGAGTCCGGTGTCCGCAACCTCGACATCGCCTTCGACGGGCGACCCGTCGCCGCTGGCGAGCAGATCGACCTCGCGGATCTCGTCGGTCCGCACACGTTCACCGTGAACGCGGTCAATCACGACGGCCTCGTGTCCTCGGCATCCGTGCAGCTGCTGGTGTTCGACGATGAAGGCGCGTCCAAGGCCCCGGGCCGAGGGGTGCTCTCCAGCGACTCCGGCTACGAGGACGGCCTGCGTGACGGCGAGTACACCGTCTCGATGAACCTGTGGCACGGCGTCAACGGCGCGGTGTTCCGGCTCTACGAGAACGGGGAGCTGATCTCGACGAAGCTGCTCGACGCGAACTCGCCCACTGCGCAGCTGGCGACGGTCGACGTCGCGGGCAAGGAGAACGGCACCTACGTGTACACCGGCGAGCTCGTCAACGCGGCCGGGACGACCGCCACGACATCGGTCACGGTGAAGGTGAGGGATGCCGCTCCGGCCACGCCGGTCCTGTCGCACGACAACCGCGACAGGGACGGCGACTACACCGTCACCGCGAACCTGTGGTGGGGCACGAACGCCACGGCGTACCGACTGTTCGAGAACGGTGTGATGATCGACGAGCAGGCGCTCGCCGCGGCATCCCCGAACGCGCAGCGTGCCGTCACGCACGTGACCGGACGGGCGCCGGGGACCCACACCTACGTCGCCGAGTTCTCCAACGCGGCCGGGACGACGAGTTCGAAGGAGATCACGGTGACCGTGCGGTAGACGGCGGCGGGGACGGCGGGCAATCCGTTCGACGGATGCCTCCGAAGATCCTGTAGATGCGGCATCGGGCCGCACAGGAACAAGGAGGTCAATCATGCGCTCGTCCCCGAACCGTCTTGTCGCCACGGTGTTCGGCGCGGTGTACATCCTCGTCGGGCTCCTCGGCTTCGCCGTCACCGGAGGTGTGGGTTTCCTCGCGACCGAGGGAGGCATGCTCCTCGGGATCTTCATGGTCAACCCGCTGCACAACGTGGCGCATCTGCTGATCGGCGGGGCGCTGCTGATCGCGGGGCTCGTGTCCGTCCGGGCGGCCAAGACCGTGAACATCATCATCGGTGCGGCGTACCTGCTGCTCGGAATCGTCGGGTTCTTCCTCGTCGGCACGGCTCTCAACATCCTGGCGCTGAACACGTTCGACCACTTCCTGCACCTCGCGAGCGCGATCGTGCTGCTGGGCGTCGGGATCGCCGCCGATCGTTCGGTCGACCGGGCCTCGGCAGGCTGGGCCGCCTGACCGGGCCCGTCATGAATCACTCGACGATGACCCCTCCCACGGCGGTGGAGGCCGATGCGCACCGTGACGCGGTGGCGGTCTGGCCCTCCATCGCCGCGTGGGGTGGTGGACTGATCCTCGTCGCGCTCGGGGCCGGAGCGCTGACCGCGGCGGACGGCGGCCCCGCGCTCGCGACGACGGCCATCCTGCTGCTCGTGGCAGGGGCCGCGGTCATCGCCTGGGGGACCGTGACGCTGATCCGGGCACGAGTCGTGGTTCCGAAGGCCGGTATCGCGGGCGCGATGGCGAGTGCCGCGCTCGCGATCGCCGCGTTCGCGCAGGACCCGGTCCGGATGGGAATCCTCGCGGTGGCGCCGGCGGTGGCGCTGCTCGTCGTGACGGCTGTGGCCTGCGCGCTCCGGTTGCGGGGCCCGGCCGGCGGGGGACCGTACGCGGGATCCGGAGGACCTCGTCGACTGCGCGTCGCGGAGATCATCGTCGGCGCGATCCTGGCCTCGGCGCTCGTGACGCCGGCGCTCGCCTCGGTCGAGGCCGGACACCTCGCCCCACCCGGTGAGAACGTGGTGACGCCCGACATCGGTCACCAACACTGACGACAGTTCCGGTCGGACAGGCGCACCGCCCCACCCGTTCCCGGGTGGGGCGGTGCGCTGCTTGCGTTGGAAGCGAGTCGCATGGCACACTAACGGAAAGCGTTTACCCCAGCATCCGGATTCGGATGCCGACCTCACGAACGGAAAGCAATGTCACAGGCGACGACCCGCGAGATCGGGATCATCATGAACGGCGTCTCCGGACGCATGGGCTACCGGCAGCACCTGGTGCGCTCCATCCTCGCGATCCGCGACCAGGGCGGCATCGAGCTGTCCGACGGCACGCGCGTCACCGTGAAGCCGATGCTCGTCGGCCGCAGCGAGCAGAAGCTCGCCGAGCTCGCCGCCAAGCACGGCATCGAGGACTACACCACCGACCTCGACGCGGCCCTGGCGGACCCGCGGTGGGAGATCTACGCCGACTTCCTCGTCACGAAGGCACGTGCCACCGCCATCCGCAAGGCGATCGCCGCCGGCAAGGCCATCTACACCGAGAAGCCGACCGCCGAGTCGCTGGAGGAGGCGCTCGAGCTGGCCCGCCTCGCACAGGCCGCCGGCGTCAAGACCGGTGTCGTGCACGACAAGCTCTACCTCCCCGGCCTGCAGAAGCTGAAGCGTCTGATCGACTCCGGCTTCTTCGGCCGCATCCTGTCGGTCCGCGGCGAGTTCGGCTACTGGGTCTTCGAGGGCGACTGGCAGCCGGCGCAGCGTCCGAGCTGGAACTACCGCACCGAGGACGGCGGCGGCATCATCACCGACATGTTCCCGCACTGGAACTACGTGCTCGAGAACCTGTTCGGCGACGTCAAGAGCGTCTATGCGCAGGCGGCCGTGCACATCGCCGACCGCTGGGACGAGAAGGGCGAGCACTACACCGCCACGGCCGAGGACGCCGCGTACGGCATCTTCGAGCTCGAGGGCGGCATCATCGCCGAGATCAACTCGTCGTGGACCGTCCGGGTGAACCGCGACGAATTGGTCGAGTTCCAGGTCGACGGCACGCACGGCTCGGCGGTGGTCGGCCTGTTCGGGGCGAAGATCCAGCCGCGCAACGCCACACCGAAGCCGGTCTGGAACCCCGACCTCGAGGACAGCCACGACTACGACGCCGACTGGCAGAACGTGCCGACGAACGACGTGTTCCTCAACGGCTTCCGCCAGCAGTGGGAGGAGTACCTGGAGTCGTACGTGTTCGGCACCGAGTACGAGTACGACCTCCTCGCCGGCGCCCGTGGTGTGCAGTTCGCCGAGGCCGGCCTCGCGTCCAGCGCCGAGGGTCGCAAGATCGCCATCGAGCCCCTGTCCCTCTGATGTCGACGCTTCGCCTGCTTTCGGCATCCGGAGAGCTCTCGGATGCCGCGCTGAACGACTCCGGCGCGTACACGCGTCCGGGCTCGCCGCTCCGCTCGCGCGTCGCGTATGCCGCTGCGCACGTCGTCCCGGTGGTCTGGGGGGACAACACCCCCGGCCAGCCGGCCGACATCGACTGGGACTCCACACTGGCGTTCCGCCGCAACGTGTACTCGTGGGGTCTCGGCGTCGCGGACGCGATGGACACGGCCCAGCGCAACATGGGGCTGGATGCCGCGGCCACCCGTGAGCTCATCTCGCGCAGCGCCCAGGTCGCCCGCGAGGAGGGCGGCTCGGTCGTGGTCGGCGTCAACACCGACCACATCCTCGAGTCGCACATCTCGCTCGATCAGGTGACCGACGCGTACAAGGAGCAGCTGCACTTCACGGAGGAGCAGGGTGCCGGCCCCGTGCTGATGGCGTCGCGTCATCTCGCACGGGTCGCCACGTCGGCCGAGGACTACCGTCGCGTGTACCGGTCGGTGCTGCAGTCCGCGACGGTTCCCGTCGTGCTGCACTGGCTGGGCACCGCCTTCGACCCTGAGCTCGCCGGCTACTTCGGTGCCGACGACTGGCAGACGGCGTCGTCGACGCTGCTCGACATCATCGCCGAGAACCCGGGCAAGGTCGCGGGCGTCAAGATGAGCCTGCTCAATGCGGAGAGCGAGATCTCGGTGCGCGAGCGGCTCCCGGAGGGTGTCCGGATGTTCACGGGCGACGACTTCAACTACGTCGGGCTGATCGGAGACTCGGGCGTCGGCGAGCGGCCGTACTCGGACGCCCTGCTGGGCGCCTTCGCCGCGATCACGCCGGTCGCGTCGGCGGCCATCCAGGCACTGGATGCCGGAGACGGCGCCGCGTACGAGCGCATCCTCGGGCCCACGGAGGAGCTCAGCCGTCAGGTGTTCGCCGCGCCGACGTTCTACTACAAGACGGGTGTCGCCTTCCTCTCCTGGCTCAACGGCCACCAGCCGGCGTTCCAGATGGTCGGCGGGCTGCACTCGGCGCGAAGCCTTCCGCACCTCTCGCGGATCGTCGAACTCGCCAACGCGTCGCTCGCGCTGGAGCAGCCCGAGCTCGCTCTCGAGCGCTGGCACGGGATGCTGCGGCTGAACGGGGTGGAAGCATGAGTCATCCGAAGCTGTCGATCAACCAGGCCACGATCAAGTACGCGAACCTGGCCGATGCGCTGAGCGCCACGGTCGCCGGCGGTGTCGAGGCGATCGGTCTGTGGCGCGAACCGGTGACCGAGGTCGGTCTCGCGACCGCCGCCGAGATGCTCACCGACTCGGGTCTGCGGTTCACGACGCACTGCCGCGGTGGCTTCTTCACGCTGCCGGACGGCCCTGCCCGCACGCAGGCGCTGGACGACAACCGCCGTGCGATCGAGGAGACCGCGACGCTGGCCGCCGCCGGCGCTGAGGGGTCGACCTCGATCCTCGTGCTCGTCGCCGGCGGTCTGCCGGAGGGGTCGCGCGACATCATCGGCGCTCGTGAGCGGGTGCGCGACGCGATCGGCGAGCTGGTTCCGGATGCCGCGGCCGCCGGAGTGACGCTCGCCATCGAGCCGCTGCATCCGATGTATGCGACCGACCGGTGCGTGGTGTCGACGCTGGGTCAGGCGCTGGACATCGCGTCGGACTTCGACCCGGCCGTGGTCGGTGCGACGGTCGACACGTTCCACATCTTCTGGGACCCGCAGGTGCTGGACCAGATCGCGCGCGCGGGCCGCGAGGGTCGAATCGCGACGTACCAGGTGTGCGATTGGAAGACCCCGCTCGCCGCCGATGTGCTGCTGAGCCGGCACTACATGGGCGACGGTGTGATCGACTTCGGCTCGTTGACCCGTGCCGTCGTGGATGCCGGGTACACCGGGGACATCGAGGTGGAGATCTTCAACGAGGAGGTCTGGGCGACGGACCCGGTCGAGGTCGTGCGGCGCACCGCCGCGGCCTTCGAAGACGTCGTCGTCCCGCACCTGTGATGCTGGAGACATGACCATCCGAATCGGACTGTGCTCGGTGACCTTCCGCGGGCTGAGCGCCGCACAGATCGTGACGCTCGCCGCCGAGGCGCGCCTCGAGTCGATCGAGTGGGGCGGTGACATCCACGTGCCGGCCGGCGATACGGTGGCGGCGCGGAACGTGGCGGCGCTGACGGCGGATGCCGGACTCGCCGTCGCCTCGTACGGGTCCTACTTCCGCGCCGGCGAAGGCGAGGACATCGGCCCGGCGCTGGACAGCGCGGCCGAGCTCGGAGCCCGCCGCATCCGGGTCTGGGCGGGGTCCGTCGGCTCAGCGGAGGCGGACGCGACCGACAGGGCCCGCACGATCGATCGACTGCGCGACGCGGCGATCGCGGCATCCGAACGGCGGCTCGAACTCGCGCTCGAGTTCCACGGCGGCACTCTCGCCGACACCCCGGAGGCGACTCTGAGTGTGCTCGACGACGTGCGCCACCCTGCGCTGCGGACGTACTGGCAGCCGACCGTCGGGGCATCCGACGAGGTCGCGGTCGCCGAGTACCGCAGGGTCGCCGATCGGGTGAGCGCCGTGCACGTGTTCTCCTGGTGGCCGCGCACGGAACGGATGGCGCTGACGGAGCGCGACGGCCTCTGGCGAGAACTCTTCGCCGCGGCAGCTGCGACGCCGACGCCGCCGCAGGACGCGTTGCTGGAGTTCGTGCCGGACGACGACCCCGCCGTGCTCGCGCGTGAGGCCGCGGCGCTGAGAGGCTACCGTGACGACGTCTGAGCGGCCGGTTCGAGGCTCCTCATGGATAGCGCGCTCATGCGTGCTGAGCGGCGGATCCTCGGCCGAAACGGCCGTTCTCTGCGGGGTCGTGAACGCGCGGCGGACACTAGGCTCGACGTCATGACCTCAGCTCAGGACGCTCCGGCCGCGCGCCCGGGCCGCGGGGCCACTGCCACGCTGCATGACGTCGCCCGCGAGGCGGGCGTCTCGCTGGCCACGGCATCCCGCGCGCTGAACGGCTCCATCCGCAACGTCAAGGAGGAGAACCGCGAGCGGGTGCGTCTGGCGGCCGAGAAACTCGGCTACACGACGAACATCCTCGCGCAGGCGACCGTCCGCGGGACGTCGTCGGTCATCGCGTTGCTGGTCGCGGACATCGCCGACCCCTACTTCGGGCTCATCGCGTCCGGCGTCGCACGCGGCGCAGACGAGCAGGGGCTCATCGTCACGATCGCGGTCACCGAGCGCGACGCCCAGCGCGAGCTGCGGCTCGTCCGGGCGCTGAGGGGACAGCGGCCGCAGGGCCTCATCCTCGCCGCGTCGCGAGGCGCCGAGGACACCGCCATGCACGACGAGGTCGAGGCATTCACCCGTCTCGGCGGCCGCGTCGTGTCGTTCGGCGGCAGCGTCGCCGACGAGCGGATCGTGGAGATCGACAACGTCGCGGGAGCCCGGATGCTCGGCGAGGCGATGGCCGCTCGCGGGTACCGCCGGGCCGTGGTGCTGGCGGGCGCCGAGGGCATCCGCACCTCCGACGATCGCATCGCGGGTTTCCAGGCCGGATTCGTGGCCGGCGGCGGAGCAGCAGACCGCATCTACCGTTCGGGCTTCGCGCGCGAATCGGGCGCGACGGCGATGGCCGAGGCCCTGGCCGACGGCATCGATGCCG
This window contains:
- a CDS encoding fibronectin type III domain-containing protein gives rise to the protein MPHEFAIPAHRAPQPSGTATKTTRLRVGGIIAATVVVGSLITAPAAAAVLAPNEDGAWRFDFGTASSPVAEGHQQVLTSSLYTPEAGWGVTLPDGASLFDRDRSTDGSPAGAMEDDFIAGTNWGFALDGVPEGDYEVTVTIGDGLSSASGTNATLTLEGVAQTRLASERGTNLTTTFPVTVTDGQLTIGVTGSGLGAYINGLVVAPVTPDAPADLVAAKVAWNGVDLTWSAAEGAAEYRVLRADVEGDTTGEFAQIGESAEPTYTDASVVQGGSYAYAIVAASAYDRVSSPSAEVRSGVIPELVAPEAPTDLTIAQVTADAVVLAWSPVANGDAYVLERAGADGAFTELAVLETPGYTDAVDTTQPWSYRVTARNQVGSSPASDAVVSTIYTAPAPIPAGDVVTFDFGAGQVADGALAVTSATAYDAAWGYGFSTAPASATPDIDRGGDDPLRSDFVAAAGATFEIDLGAGDYSVQVVAGDAEAASTTTITAESIAKVQANPQAAGSYLEMAFPIALVDGRLTLQIAGDAAALNALTITRLPARVAGAIGTAYITGDSTVQTYDPIAYAPQAGWGQMIDRFFADDIAFANHAIGGRSSKNFITQGRLDEVLRSIRPGDYLMVQFGHNDATQGVDDRYASPADYKEYLRVYVEGARQRGATPILVTPVSRRSFNAETGEFNVSFPEYVAKMTELAVEEDVPLVDLSASSRAYLNEIGPDAAKAVFLHVDPGVFPNRPAGTVDDTHFQEYGAIQMARLVAQGVAQLDDPLAEKVADIQPPAEVPSAPQNVVAGAISNGGATLQWDASPTADIYKIYRQAVTDPDLAWSLVGMVTQTSSIVQGLAEGTAYRYRVVAVNGRGESEPSAVVTFTTKQALYKYDFQLAGNPVMAGYTEVTPDLTYSEERGYGFVVAPGAAAGRDRGAAEGSDDLVRDFVLPGDSATFALDVPDGTYSVKTYSGDWIGSTRTSFRVEGKDAGSGNAGRGSVNSTLRGPFLVTDGQLSVEVYGAAAGTRLNGLEVTPILLGPTGLEVADVDADPNAPAVSLIWDAEPGLTWNVYRQSPFDAVPVAVGTTTEPAYVDTTARVGLDYDYHVTAVDQTKLESVPSTTVTASLVDPEATAPSAPTDLVVESIEKRSIEFSWAEPLGAQYYLVFRSEVDGERGELIGIADTSRYTDTGVLTTIPYYYTTVAVNAAGAGDASEQLATDAVTVLQRQAEYLDRAPAVVATDAGNLVSWRMLGTDPDDVAFHVYRDGKRITAEPIADSTNFVDAAGTAASAYFVTKVLNGVETTETEEFGVQDGAYRSVPLDKPADAYTKDGQPYTYNANDTSVGDVDGDGQYELIVKWDPSNAQDNSKGGYTGNVYLDAYELDGTRLWRIDGGVNIRAGAHYTQFQVFDYDGDGRAEVIMKTADGAIDGAGQPIGTAGADHRNSSGYVLTGPEYLTAFDGATGAAIDTVDYTPPRGDVGAWGDTYGNRVDRFLAGTAYLDGEHPSAIFSRGYYTRAVVAAYDFDGTELTQRWVLDSNDAGAEALYGQGNHNLSVADVDGDAKDEIVFGSATIDDDGSLLYSTGLGHGDAIHVSDLVPSNAGLEVFAAHEDMGASQNAGATMRDARTGDVLWSIPAVKDTGRAAAGDIDPRYAGAEGWAIGGDAAWNSPVGQLMSADGELIGEQIPAANFLAWFDGDPLREIVDHTFDQAAYRGYPTVSKWNWETGESEVILADEGARSNNGTKGNPNIQADLFGDWREEIAWRSADSSELRIYSTTDETDLRIRTLMHDPVYRLSVAWQNTGYNQPTQTSFFLGDGMEQPAAPKIAVTGDPSGASDTTAPVLAGIPADGTLLASTSTFTVDVTAADGESGVRNLDIAFDGRPVAAGEQIDLADLVGPHTFTVNAVNHDGLVSSASVQLLVFDDEGASKAPGRGVLSSDSGYEDGLRDGEYTVSMNLWHGVNGAVFRLYENGELISTKLLDANSPTAQLATVDVAGKENGTYVYTGELVNAAGTTATTSVTVKVRDAAPATPVLSHDNRDRDGDYTVTANLWWGTNATAYRLFENGVMIDEQALAAASPNAQRAVTHVTGRAPGTHTYVAEFSNAAGTTSSKEITVTVR
- a CDS encoding DUF4383 domain-containing protein, coding for MRSSPNRLVATVFGAVYILVGLLGFAVTGGVGFLATEGGMLLGIFMVNPLHNVAHLLIGGALLIAGLVSVRAAKTVNIIIGAAYLLLGIVGFFLVGTALNILALNTFDHFLHLASAIVLLGVGIAADRSVDRASAGWAA
- a CDS encoding Gfo/Idh/MocA family protein, whose product is MSQATTREIGIIMNGVSGRMGYRQHLVRSILAIRDQGGIELSDGTRVTVKPMLVGRSEQKLAELAAKHGIEDYTTDLDAALADPRWEIYADFLVTKARATAIRKAIAAGKAIYTEKPTAESLEEALELARLAQAAGVKTGVVHDKLYLPGLQKLKRLIDSGFFGRILSVRGEFGYWVFEGDWQPAQRPSWNYRTEDGGGIITDMFPHWNYVLENLFGDVKSVYAQAAVHIADRWDEKGEHYTATAEDAAYGIFELEGGIIAEINSSWTVRVNRDELVEFQVDGTHGSAVVGLFGAKIQPRNATPKPVWNPDLEDSHDYDADWQNVPTNDVFLNGFRQQWEEYLESYVFGTEYEYDLLAGARGVQFAEAGLASSAEGRKIAIEPLSL
- a CDS encoding dihydrodipicolinate synthase family protein, whose translation is MSTLRLLSASGELSDAALNDSGAYTRPGSPLRSRVAYAAAHVVPVVWGDNTPGQPADIDWDSTLAFRRNVYSWGLGVADAMDTAQRNMGLDAAATRELISRSAQVAREEGGSVVVGVNTDHILESHISLDQVTDAYKEQLHFTEEQGAGPVLMASRHLARVATSAEDYRRVYRSVLQSATVPVVLHWLGTAFDPELAGYFGADDWQTASSTLLDIIAENPGKVAGVKMSLLNAESEISVRERLPEGVRMFTGDDFNYVGLIGDSGVGERPYSDALLGAFAAITPVASAAIQALDAGDGAAYERILGPTEELSRQVFAAPTFYYKTGVAFLSWLNGHQPAFQMVGGLHSARSLPHLSRIVELANASLALEQPELALERWHGMLRLNGVEA
- a CDS encoding sugar phosphate isomerase/epimerase family protein, with amino-acid sequence MSHPKLSINQATIKYANLADALSATVAGGVEAIGLWREPVTEVGLATAAEMLTDSGLRFTTHCRGGFFTLPDGPARTQALDDNRRAIEETATLAAAGAEGSTSILVLVAGGLPEGSRDIIGARERVRDAIGELVPDAAAAGVTLAIEPLHPMYATDRCVVSTLGQALDIASDFDPAVVGATVDTFHIFWDPQVLDQIARAGREGRIATYQVCDWKTPLAADVLLSRHYMGDGVIDFGSLTRAVVDAGYTGDIEVEIFNEEVWATDPVEVVRRTAAAFEDVVVPHL
- a CDS encoding sugar phosphate isomerase/epimerase family protein, which gives rise to MTIRIGLCSVTFRGLSAAQIVTLAAEARLESIEWGGDIHVPAGDTVAARNVAALTADAGLAVASYGSYFRAGEGEDIGPALDSAAELGARRIRVWAGSVGSAEADATDRARTIDRLRDAAIAASERRLELALEFHGGTLADTPEATLSVLDDVRHPALRTYWQPTVGASDEVAVAEYRRVADRVSAVHVFSWWPRTERMALTERDGLWRELFAAAAATPTPPQDALLEFVPDDDPAVLAREAAALRGYRDDV
- a CDS encoding LacI family DNA-binding transcriptional regulator; translated protein: MTSAQDAPAARPGRGATATLHDVAREAGVSLATASRALNGSIRNVKEENRERVRLAAEKLGYTTNILAQATVRGTSSVIALLVADIADPYFGLIASGVARGADEQGLIVTIAVTERDAQRELRLVRALRGQRPQGLILAASRGAEDTAMHDEVEAFTRLGGRVVSFGGSVADERIVEIDNVAGARMLGEAMAARGYRRAVVLAGAEGIRTSDDRIAGFQAGFVAGGGAADRIYRSGFARESGATAMAEALADGIDAGTLVFGMSDVVAIGAMSAIRAAGREVGADIAVCGFDDVPVSLDVSPALTTVRVPLTEVGYQAFRATVDEDWTQPPLDLEVVVRASTP